DNA from Osmerus mordax isolate fOsmMor3 chromosome 2, fOsmMor3.pri, whole genome shotgun sequence:
ccccccccatctcttacacacacacacacacacctgcctttcTTTACCTTCCAGTCCTCTGACAGTCTGCACTCTGGACAAGCTCACTTCCTCTGAAGTTGGGTTTGGAGGGTCAAGGGGGGTCATTTCAGGGCGTCACCAAAAAACCACTCCTGGCAACTGTTCTTGTCCAGACCCCTGCACTGGAAACACTTATCCTTCCCCCTTACAAACCACCAAAACTAATTTAGGAAGGTTGCTGGAAGGGATATTACCAAGTCACGTTATATCCTTTTTTCATATTACCATGTGTCATTCTGTTGTTTTGACTTGTATCCTATTGCTccactctcctgcctcctctaactccctggtctcccccctggtctcccccctggtctccccccctggtctcccccctggtctccctccctccctctccccccctggtctcccccctggtctccctccctccctctcccccacagccgGCAGCTGGAGATCGAGGAGAAGCTGATCGAGGAGGAGACGGCGCGGCgcgtggaggagctggtggccaagcgcgtggaggaggagctggagaaacgCAAGGACGAGATCGAGCGCGAGGTGCTGCGCCGCGTGGAGGAGGCCAAGCGCATCATGGAGCGtcagctgctggaggagctggagcggCAGCGGCAAGCCGAGCTCTCCGCCCAGAAGGCCCGAGAGGTAACGCTCGGTCGTTTGGAACGCAGggaaaccccctccctcccttccccaaccctccctccctccctgccctcccccgccGGCCCCCCGCTCAGGGTGGCATGTGGGGTGGCCCCCCTCCCCGTCTAGAAAGACGCCGAAACCAGGACGTGGCACAAGGCTCACCgcaaggggggagagggtggcttGGTTTTTGGAGAGGTTCGGAAACCGCGAGGTTCGAGTTTGAGCCCCGTAGGCAGTTACTGTGCCGTGTAGGTGATACTTTGCTCCAACAAGTCAGACGTCATTGATTTGTGGCCTCTTTGAGGGCTATGCCAGGTCTGGCAGGGgtctggagggggtgggggacacGCACGGTGAGGCTTTTGCCATGGCCGAGTTGAAAGACTTACTGACCTCATGCTGTTCATCATTTCTACGTCTTTCCCCGTACATTCTGTGCGTATCAGAATGATCTCATATATTTTCTTCTTTCTCACAAATACTTAGTCTCTATAAATGAGTTTGTAAGTTGACACCCTACATTATCAGTTTAGGTTACCTCTAGAAGCCCCAGATTACTTTGACCCAGTAGTCCTGAATAAGTCCCAATTTAGCCCCAACTGAGTTTTCTTTTGTTTCAGACAAGACCtagtcccccctcccctccccccagcccttctCCTGAGAGTGGAGTCTGgtcttcagccccccccccccccctccaggcttcGTTAAAGAAGGGAAAGACGACCCAGTCATTGTTTATGCTACAGCACTAATATTCTGTGAATGAGAGGAGCAGCCAATGCCCAGCGACCCTGACTCCCTCTGGGCCGCCCGGTGGCTCGGTACTAATCGGGTGAGAAATGTGCCCTCGCCGCGCCTCAGCCCCGATAGAGCCCAGACACAGCCCTAACAGGGCCCCcacacagccctgacacagcccccacacagccctgacagggcccccacacagcccagacagggcccccacacagcccagacacagccctcacacagccctgacagggcccccacacagcccagacacagcccccacacagccctAACAGGGCCCCCACACAGCCCAGACACAGCCCAGACACAGCCCAGACACGGCCCAGACACGGCCCAGACACGGCCCAGACACggcccagacacagcccccacacagcccagacacagcccccacacagcccccacacagccctgacagggcccccacacagcccccatgCAGACCCTGCAGGAGGATAACCCTGAGGAGACAGTGGACTCTAGATAGGACACTAGTTAGGACACTAGTTAGGACACTAGTTAGGATAGTAAGATTTCCTGAAGAGTTTTCCCCCCTAATGACAGCTACATGCCCAGTTTGAGTGGTGTTGATCAGGTCCGCTTGTGTTACCACCCCCCACCTTTCTTCCCTGCTAATAATCCTTGTTTTGAGAAACTCCCATTAGATGGCATCCGCTCTGGGATACATAACAATGATGGACcttcatttcctgtttcctgtatgAAAAGGTCAACAATCTGTGGTCTAACCCTTGTCTCTTAACCCTGATTGtcttatatatacatatataatattaattttttatttatttattttttcatcttttttttttttttctcaactaacacttttttttttaggaACAAGTGTAATCATATCATGTCCTCACAACCTGCTTCTCCTTAGGGGTGCCGATGCGTTCATTTTTTTTGGTTCTTTTGAAGTTTTGGACACAGGTTTGTTTTAACACCCGACTTCTTAACTTCACATTTGACACTTGAACTGGCCCATGATCACCCGGCTCATGTACtgtcccccaaccccctccagcTCGAtgtactctgctgtactctactgtactctactgtactctactgccaCGTGTCCCCTATGTGAACTGAGCCGAGTGGGGCTCTTAAAGTGCCCGAGCCGGGAGTGCAGACTAAAGCTGTACACAAAGATTCAGTTTTAAAGAGGAAGGCCGCGGTCCccccctacctacctacctaccccaGGAGCGCTTCTGTCTCTACAGGGGAGACACCCTCTGGACGAGACAGTAAATATTCAACCGTTGTAATGCCGAATGCTTTCACCAGTTGTGTAGGTACACAGGCAAGGAAAATGCGTAGGTATGCGTGCATTGGTGAGCCAAAACTATTCTCTCCTTTTTTGTAtccttttttctctttgcttGTTGATGATGATTTATgataagacaaaaaaaaaaaaaaaaagaggcaaTTGATTTTTAGAATGTATTGTCTGTCTCTTTTATATATGTTCTTCTctatctcaatttgactgtgaTGAGTGGGGTTCCCTTTTAAGTATTTGTAACGGACACGAGGAAGGCCCTGGGTGTGAGTGAGCGTTTCCAGTGGGAGGGTTTTTGTCACCTGTAGAGGGAGAAAATCGGGGATTTCCCCATTTTTTGGTCTATTTTGTGCCCCTGAGTATTTTCGGTTGACTGCAGAGTATGCAAACGTGTGGTCAAAACGCCGAGACCGTGAGCCGTGCCCCAAATCCTCGGTCTTAGCAGAAaggcgagtgagtgtgtgtgtgtgtgtgtgtgtgttaactgagggttagcctgtgtgtgtgtgtgtaagtgcaggGGCGCTTGGTGACCGTAGCCTGTGCGTGCGCTAACATACCATCGTGTCGCCCGTCTAGGAGGAAGAGAAATCCAAacgggaggagctggagaaaatCCTGGAGGAGAATAACCGCAAGATAGCAGACGCTCAGGCCAAGCTGgtaggtcaaacacacacacacacaccctctccctctctatacaccctgcacacacacacacacaccctctccctctctatacaccctgcacacacacacacacacacaccctctccctctctatacaccctgcacacacacacaccctctccctctctatacaccctgcacacacacacacacaccctctccctctctatacaccctgcacacacacacacacaccctctccctctctatacaccctgcacacacacacacacacacaccctctccctctctatacaccctgcacacacacacacacacaccctctctatacaccctgcacacgcacacacacacacacacactctctatttACACCCACATCACTGTTGCCACACAAAGCAAATATTCATCTtctgttattgtttctgttcACCGTCGGCCAATACGGTTCAAACGCAAAAAAGCAACTGGTCAGAATAGTGGTCAGGATCTGGCTTGTGACGTTCTCTGGGTATCAAACTCACCTCCCCGCCTACAAACACCAACATCACATCATGGCTACGCTGCCCTCCTGGCAAGGAACTGCCTCCATTGAAAGAGCGGGCAGCGATGGTTATCATCAGCCGATAACGGGGGTGTTTTCCTTTTTCCTCCACTGTTTACACTCCTGTCTGCCTCAGGACTGACTGTGTTTACTTCAGTGTTTATTTCAGTTGGATGTGCCAGGATGGCAGTAAACAAGGCCAGAGACCAAAAGAAACAGTCAAGCTAATAAGGTCTTTGGTCATGAGAACCCAGACAGGGGGAAAACAATCAGCTAGTTTCCTATCACCCACCTGCCTGGGCACATGAAGCCTAATAAACGTTTCAGTTTTCATAACTTGAGTCAGTATAATTTAGGGTTATGGTGAAGAGGAAGGTCAGTTCAGACAGAGAAGCAGTGATGATTTTAGCCAACAGATTCTACCACAAACCCGTACATCGGTCCACACCATCCAGTCACTCCTCGCCTGTCTGGTTAACAACTTGATTGTGGTTTTAGCCTTCTATCCTGATCTGAttttgtatttgtctgtgtgtgtgtgtgtgtgtgtggtgtgtgtgtgcgtgtgtgtgtgtggtgggggtgtgcgtttgtgtgtggtgggggtgtgtgtgtggtgtgggtgtgcgtttgtgtgtggtgggggtgtgtgtgcgcgtgtgtgtccaggcggAGGAGCAGTTGCGCAtcgtggaggagcagaggaagatCCACGAGGAGCGCATGAAGCTGGAGCAGGACCGGCAGCGCcagcagaaggaggagcagaagatGATCCTGGGAAAGGGCAAGTCCCGACCCaagctctccttctccctcaagGCCACCGAATGAGACTCCTCCTGTCGCCTtggccccctcccacccccccagctctcctcctctccggaACGCTAGCTTCACGTTGAAAGTATGGAAGGGCcaaggaaaaaaaactaaacaaaaagggTCGC
Protein-coding regions in this window:
- the arglu1a gene encoding arginine and glutamate-rich protein 1-A encodes the protein MGRSRSRSSSRSKHSKSNKHSKKRSRSRSRSRDKERAKKRSKSRESKRNRRRESRSRSRSTTASSRREREKAVSPPERIDIFGRTLSKRSALDEKQKKEEEEKRAEMERQRKIRQLEIEEKLIEEETARRVEELVAKRVEEELEKRKDEIEREVLRRVEEAKRIMERQLLEELERQRQAELSAQKAREEEEKSKREELEKILEENNRKIADAQAKLAEEQLRIVEEQRKIHEERMKLEQDRQRQQKEEQKMILGKGKSRPKLSFSLKATE